Genomic window (Desulfitobacterium chlororespirans DSM 11544):
CTAAGTAATAAAAAGAGTAACACCCGAAATCTTCAGATGTTACTCTTTTGGTTACCTAAGCCTCGTTATTTTCCTTTTTCCTGCCTCAATATTCCTTTGCACTTCCGGAGCAAGAGGCTCTTGAGTCTGAATCATCGCTGTAAGGAGCCCCGCTCGCTCGGGGTACCCGATTAGGACATAGCCTTTCAGATAATTTCCTTTCCATATCAATGATTGATGGGTAGATGCCTTTGCCGAAGGCTTCGACCAGCTCTCCTGACCTTCCGTTACTTTCCAAGGAAGAGCATCTTCAATGTCCTTCTTATGTGCAGGGGGGGTAACGACTCCCCCGGAGATAATTCTTAAACCGAAGAAATCCACTGAATTCATCGCCATCGAGCCCTTATAGATGGTTTTTCTACCGGCCATATTCAAAGCAGCGGTCCTCCCCTGTTCCGTGGCATTAGGCCAAACGGCATTGATACGTGGGCATTCCCGAAGAAAGTCCCAGGTTTCTGCCACATCTCCTGCTGCGTACACATGGGGAATGTTGGTTTCCAAATACTCGTTGACCAGGATACCATGGTTTATCTTGAGACCCGAGTTTAGGAAAGGCTCTACATTAGGCTGGACTCCTTTGCCTATGATTACCAAATTCGTATCAACTATCCTGCCACATTTAAGTTCAACCGCTTCTACATGCTCTTTTCCTTTAATAGCAGCTATATCCGAATTGAGGCTGATATGGATACCATGAGCTTTAAGATGTTCCTCCAACCTTTCAGCTGCTGATGAATTGAGCATTTGAGATAGGATATATCCTGAGGAAACTATCACATGGACTTCCATCCCTTGCTTACGTAAGGCGTAGGCTGATTTTAAACTGACTAATCCGCCTCCGATAATAACAGCCTTTCGTCCTGGTTTGATCATTTTTTTGATAGCTTGGGCATTTTCCAGATGACGCAGGGTAAATACTTCAGGCAAGGCGGCCCCGGGAATATCCAACCTGACTGCTGAAGCTCCGGTGGCTATTAGACACCGATCATAGTCAAAGACTTCACCGGAAGCCGTACTAACCTTTTGCCCCTCCGGATCAAGTCCTGTTAC
Coding sequences:
- a CDS encoding NAD(P)/FAD-dependent oxidoreductase; translated protein: MNYIIIGNSAAGLFAAEGLRKVDPQGEITVLTADYYPPYSRCLTTYYLAGDIREEQLFLRTTEELAKLNLDIHYRVRVTGLDPEGQKVSTASGEVFDYDRCLIATGASAVRLDIPGAALPEVFTLRHLENAQAIKKMIKPGRKAVIIGGGLVSLKSAYALRKQGMEVHVIVSSGYILSQMLNSSAAERLEEHLKAHGIHISLNSDIAAIKGKEHVEAVELKCGRIVDTNLVIIGKGVQPNVEPFLNSGLKINHGILVNEYLETNIPHVYAAGDVAETWDFLRECPRINAVWPNATEQGRTAALNMAGRKTIYKGSMAMNSVDFFGLRIISGGVVTPPAHKKDIEDALPWKVTEGQESWSKPSAKASTHQSLIWKGNYLKGYVLIGYPERAGLLTAMIQTQEPLAPEVQRNIEAGKRKITRLR